In the Acidobacteriota bacterium genome, one interval contains:
- the rpsC gene encoding 30S ribosomal protein S3, translating to MGQKVHPYGFRLGFNKTWQSRWYAGRDYAKWLHEDLALKRELKQRFSHAGVSKIEIERAANKLKLDIHTSRPGIIIGRKGTEVDKLKTEIQKRTNREVFINIQEIQKPELEAQLIAENVALQLEKRVAFRRAMRKAVEAALRFGARGIKVRVGGRLNGAEIARSEWYLHGQLPLQTLRANIDYGFGQARTTYGVIGVKVWLYKGERLEPLVGREEEYRMPRRRTARV from the coding sequence ATGGGGCAGAAGGTTCATCCGTACGGGTTCCGGCTCGGCTTCAACAAGACGTGGCAATCGCGTTGGTACGCGGGTCGCGACTACGCGAAGTGGCTGCACGAGGATCTTGCGCTGAAGCGCGAGCTGAAGCAGCGCTTCTCGCATGCCGGCGTCTCGAAGATCGAGATCGAGCGGGCCGCGAACAAGCTGAAGCTGGACATTCACACGTCGCGTCCCGGCATCATCATCGGCCGGAAGGGCACCGAGGTCGACAAGCTGAAGACGGAGATCCAGAAGCGGACCAACCGCGAGGTCTTCATCAACATCCAGGAGATCCAGAAGCCGGAGCTCGAAGCGCAGTTGATCGCGGAGAACGTGGCGCTGCAGCTAGAGAAGCGGGTCGCCTTCCGCCGCGCGATGCGCAAGGCGGTGGAGGCGGCGCTCCGGTTCGGCGCACGCGGCATCAAGGTGCGGGTGGGCGGCCGGCTGAACGGCGCCGAGATCGCGCGTTCCGAGTGGTACCTGCACGGGCAGCTTCCGCTCCAGACGCTCCGCGCCAACATCGACTACGGCTTCGGCCAGGCCCGGACGACCTACGGCGTCATCGGCGTCAAGGTGTGGCTCTACAAGGGCGAGCGCCTCGAGCCGCTCGTGGGCCGCGAGGAGGAATACCGCATGCCGCGCCGGCGGACCGCGCGCGTGTAG
- a CDS encoding 50S ribosomal protein L22, which produces MSGRATARYVRTSPQKARLVLDLIRGLDVDRAMATLRYTSKGVAKDVEKVLRSAVANAQQQEGAGEPDRLFVRECHADGGPSLKRIRPQPMGRAFRIQKRTAHLTIMVEERPVKPTAAVTAPTEKDTES; this is translated from the coding sequence ATTTCCGGCCGCGCCACCGCGCGCTACGTCCGGACGTCGCCGCAGAAGGCGCGCCTCGTGCTTGACCTCATCCGGGGACTGGACGTCGACCGTGCGATGGCGACGCTTCGCTATACGAGCAAGGGCGTCGCGAAGGACGTGGAGAAGGTGCTCCGTTCGGCGGTCGCGAACGCACAGCAGCAGGAGGGAGCCGGCGAGCCGGATCGCCTGTTCGTGCGCGAGTGCCATGCCGACGGCGGGCCGTCGCTCAAGCGGATCCGGCCGCAGCCGATGGGGCGCGCGTTCCGCATTCAGAAACGGACCGCGCATCTGACGATCATGGTGGAGGAGCGGCCGGTGAAGCCGACGGCGGCGGTGACCGCTCCGACCGAGAAGGACACGGAAAGCTAG
- the rpsS gene encoding 30S ribosomal protein S19: MSRSLRKGPFVDLPLLEKIEVMNRAGEKRVIKTWSRRSTIVPEMVGHTVAVHNGKKFVPVYVTENMVGHKFGEFAPTRLFRGHPTKSEKSASMRGGR; encoded by the coding sequence ATGAGCCGTTCGTTGAGGAAAGGACCGTTCGTCGATCTTCCCCTCCTCGAGAAGATCGAGGTGATGAATCGGGCGGGCGAGAAGCGGGTGATCAAGACCTGGTCGCGCCGGTCGACGATCGTTCCGGAGATGGTGGGCCACACCGTGGCGGTACACAACGGCAAGAAGTTCGTGCCGGTTTACGTCACCGAGAACATGGTGGGTCACAAGTTCGGTGAGTTCGCGCCGACGCGGCTCTTCCGGGGGCATCCCACGAAGAGCGAGAAGTCGGCGTCGATGAGAGGGGGACGGTGA
- the rplB gene encoding 50S ribosomal protein L2 yields MAIRKHKPTSSGRRFQSVQTFDEITTTKPHRPLLRPLKKSGGRNNTGAITIWWRGGGHKRTYRVIDFKRDKVGRDNQGVAGRVATIEYDPNRSARIALVVYTDGEKRYILHPLGVKVGDTVVSGDQVDIVPGNALPLKNVPLGTQVHNVELRPGKGGQMARSAGASVQVVAKDGKYVTLRLPSGETRLVQPDCRATVGQVGNVQHENVRIGKAGRQRWRGRRPHVCGNSMNPVDHPLGGGEGHAAGGRHPVSPWGMPAKGFKTRKKKPSDKFIVSRKKKR; encoded by the coding sequence ATGGCGATTCGCAAGCACAAGCCCACCTCGTCGGGACGGCGCTTCCAGAGCGTCCAGACGTTCGACGAGATCACGACGACGAAGCCGCACCGGCCGTTGCTGCGTCCGCTGAAGAAGTCGGGTGGCAGAAACAACACCGGCGCCATCACGATCTGGTGGCGGGGCGGTGGCCACAAGCGAACCTATCGCGTGATCGACTTCAAGCGGGACAAGGTGGGGCGCGACAACCAGGGCGTGGCGGGCCGCGTCGCGACGATCGAGTACGACCCGAACCGGTCGGCCCGTATCGCGCTGGTCGTCTACACGGACGGCGAGAAACGCTACATCCTGCATCCGCTCGGTGTGAAGGTGGGCGACACGGTGGTTTCGGGCGACCAGGTGGACATCGTCCCCGGCAACGCGTTGCCCCTCAAGAACGTCCCGCTCGGCACCCAGGTGCACAACGTCGAGTTGCGGCCGGGCAAGGGCGGGCAGATGGCTCGCAGCGCTGGCGCGTCGGTTCAGGTGGTGGCGAAGGACGGCAAGTACGTCACCCTGCGCCTGCCGTCGGGGGAAACCCGCCTCGTGCAGCCGGACTGTCGCGCCACGGTGGGCCAGGTGGGGAACGTTCAGCACGAGAATGTCCGGATCGGTAAGGCGGGTCGGCAGCGTTGGCGCGGTCGCCGGCCGCATGTCTGCGGCAACTCGATGAATCCGGTCGACCATCCGCTCGGTGGCGGCGAGGGCCACGCGGCGGGCGGACGGCACCCGGTATCCCCGTGGGGCATGCCGGCGAAGGGATTCAAGACCCGCAAGAAGAAGCCGAGCGACAAGTTCATCGTTTCGCGCAAGAAGAAGCGGTAG